One genomic window of Daphnia pulex isolate KAP4 chromosome 12, ASM2113471v1 includes the following:
- the LOC124209473 gene encoding homeobox protein cut-like isoform X4: MESLDWFTTKSQGPLILAQFWQQRAVLAEKELSVLKEQFERAEDSSKRQRLSSDQANEAPPPPNMDTPLDVMGRPSLLELAAKEKEVQTLIEDVQKLQSTLNQLRESSARQLSNFEEELQVRGRHIQRLEAQLEAQKDYQEIRRELSILKSIEFPHLSSTVDDDDDDQDIAKKSDKVPTSALAGGNKPLEVLLLERNKALQSENTALKVANSELQGEEEKTLTLPLEETSPPSPPPSSSSSASPGPAVLSSKDDASVAQPVTNNNNNNTADCEADHSTANNDNDTMPSSTRLGLANSPMAAAAAAAAAAAASVGAHVGPPPPFSPFVGAVSASGLMGPRHLPPVFHPVLGGLGSLGHFFNEDMLLHWRRSLEASMLSHHQQQQQLQQQQERRMASPDRARASSPGSDNGAEENNSSSLYGQRTPTTTVAGEGTATTPTVTTTPRCPTTPTGQQQQQQGLNSSTPNSSGVATLPGWPSWEDSHLARLQQEFITRGGVYPGFGGPGSVNSLAGGGLGNGSLDGGDGPSAAALASLMALPEGLTSLLAKSNPLEARLQEMLRATMERYASQALDTLAISRGVRELLSMHNIGQRLFAKFVLGLSQGTVSELLSKPKPWDKLTEKGRDSYRKMHAWACDEAAILLLKSLIPRKGKETGGSSVATKTEESAVTEERIAHILHEASAALRAQQVDDSGSDESKPPSQTQTPSPGPKVEPICSSAAATSSATTTTTTPTSSSSHHHNNNNNNNSSTTTNMLLQQQQQQRRGRKPDHDDISQEQVLRIYHDELAKMMSGGSPAAFNPAAFSPAHLSGLSALAGGGAGSRTMASNLRDYNRSYTSALFERSPEEIRMALDVYQQELNRLMQPPTSSSASSAANATTTTTTTTTASTTTTGNFTSTPAGSAGSQHQSTATTTTGQQQQQQHLSNGFPQDLSLPKSSTAGAGSVRSDEESSEREAVKMRSAVPASSKSSFLLNANENGERSKSVSGETGNNNLSQSSKSIENSMALFMPHSLHNILRPSSSLSPDESNTATTAPTGSGGPGASAGGTGGVASPLQRIASITNSLMSQPANPTLPQVTQRPMKAILPPITQQQFDTYQNLNTEDIVKKVKEQLSQYSISQRLFGESVLGLSQGSVSDLLARPKPWHMLTQKGREPFIRMKIFLEDENAVHKLVASQYKIAPEKLMRTGGYSGSPQSAALKNSVAKMMTPTSMPATSPAMSSGNSTGGGMDLSPNSLAHSALALHGLRGPASALASLTHGAGLDLNSSMSGRSSPIPSGLTYGATLAHFMSAQSSLNQRSLASQMAHHHQQQQQQQQHHHHQQQQQQLHQSPVLVKSDKNSSSSVSKSLSNTPLGGHNNNATSNGLTPSPMDDSSTPTPGLTGSGIPTLAAYSLPAHSVYELAALTQDLDTQGMTTKIKEVLLANNIGQKIFGEAVLGLSQGSVSELLSKPKPWHMLSIKGREPFIRMQLWLSDPRNIEHIQRLKTERREAGKRRRDLGFPMGATDAAGPNSNASSNTNSFMGGDNSSNDGSMGGSPSPYGGNPNHHHHHQATSLTTTGAGASLSSSSPSPAKKQRILFSDQQKEALKLAFSLDPYPSTSAMEFLAQELNLSTRTITNWFHNHRMRLKQQQSNSLDCSTKEEISSSASPATMANGGRESSGQFDPIHFRLLFHQRLFEMQVASGEEGSGGHHHNPASGGGGGGGGHHLPGAGAGGMALPASLAGLPPQLAGNLNMMASLGMPYPFYATGMLSQFCMGLGNPSPDMAPGAEGLDLTLARQRVAALGQSDSDAEESDCESDTSSRTGPTPHRDLDRRRGDSRPPVKMPSPLMSMIAQAKTAASLGIASQEGPAAQAAARSSRRSRKPAAPQWVNPHWQQSSAVRERVESEDGRDSSEERDKKKAKHFSSLHHRSVDANLNNFVESDAPIAAGGRDSSAERPSVRAAVDIDDDDDKYDNDEEEDDDEEESPKRLTIHRPRAGSLSPSRRASPSPSPSSDEDKMDDESEAKDDDNNEQS; this comes from the exons GTTCAGACATTGATCGAGGACGTTCAAAAGTTGCAGTCGACGTTAAACCAGTTGCGCGAATCCTCTGCCCGCCAACTGTCAAACTTTGAAGAGGAATTGCAGGTGCGCGGCCGACACATTCAGCGACTGGAAGCTCAGCTCGAAGCGCAAAAAGACTACCAGGAAATCCGCCGTGAACTCAG TATCTTGAAATCGATCGAGTTTCCGCACCTGTCGTCGACcgttgacgacgacgacgacgaccaggaCATTGCCAAGAAATCGGACAAGGTCCCCACTTCCGCGTTAGCCGGTGGCAACAAACCGCTAGAGGTCTTGCTCCTGGAACGCAACAAAGCTCTCCAGTCGGAGAACACGGCACTCAAAGTCGCCAACAGTGAGCTGCAAG gcgaagaagaaaagactttGACACTTCCGCTGGAAGAAACTTCACCTCCATCACCTCCACCGTCGTCTTCCTCGTCGGCATCTCCCGGTCCGGCTGTTTTGTCTTCCAAAGACGACGCTAGCGTCGCCCAGCCggtcaccaacaacaacaacaacaacacggcaGATTGTGAAGCCGATCACTCTACGGCCAACAACGACAACGACACGATGCCCTCGTCGACGCGTTTGGGACTGGCCAACAGTCCGATGGCGGCTGCAGCGGCAGCtgcggcggccgccgccgcctcggTCGGCGCCCACGTCGGCCCACCTCCGCCGTTCTCGCCTTTCGTCGGCGCCGTTTCCGCATCGGGACTGATGGGTCCGCGACACCTGCCGCCCGTCTTCCACCCCGTCTTGGGCGGCCTGGGTTCGCTGGGCCACTTTTTCAACGAGGACATGCTCCTGCACTGGCGGCGATCGCTGGAAGCTTCCATGCTGAgccatcaccagcagcagcagcagttgcagcagcaacaggagCGACGGATGGCGTCACCCGACCGCGCCAGAGCGTCCAGCCCCGGCAGCGACAACGGTGCCGAAGAGAACAACAGCAGTAGCCTCTATGGCCAGCGGACACCAACGACAACGGTGGCCGGAGAAGGAACTGCCACTACACCCACCGTAACGACGACTCCCAGGTGCCCGACTACTCCTaccgggcagcagcagcagcagcagggacTCAACTCTTCGACGCCCAACTCTTCCGGCGTAGCCACTTTGCCCGGCTGGCCTAGCTGGGAAGACTCTCATTTGGCCCGGCTGCAGCAAGAGTTCATCACACGCGGGGGCGTCTACCCAGGTTTCGGCGGCCCAGGCAGCGTCAACAGCCTGGCCGGCGGTGGCCTAGGAAATGGTAGCCTAGACGGTGGCGATGGACCGTCGGCCGCTGCCTTAGCCTCTCTGATGGCCCTTCCGGAAGGTTTGACATCGCTGCTGGCCAAGAGCAACCCGCTCGAGGCCCGTCTCCAGGAGATGCTGCGCGCCACGATGGAGCGCTACGCCAGCCAAGCCCTGGACACGTTGGCCATTTCGCGCGGCGTTCGCGAGCTCCTCTCCATGCACAACATTGGCCAGCGGCTCTTCGCCAAGTTCGTCCTCGGCCTCTCGCAGGGCACCGTCTCCGAGCTCCTCTCCAAACCAAAGCCCTGGGACAAGTTGACGGAGAAAGGCCGCGATTCCTACCGCAAAATGCACGCCTGGGCCTGCGACGAAGCCGCCATTTTGCTCCTCAAGTCTCTCATTCCACGCAAAg gaaaagaaacgggagGATCGTCAGTGGCGACCAAGACGGAGGAGAGCGCCGTTACCGAGGAGCGGATCGCCCACATCCTGCACGAGGCCAGCGCCGCTCTACGGGCGCAACAAGTCGACGACTCGGGTAGCGACGAGAGCAAACCGCCCAGCCAAACACAG ACGCCATCGCCCGGACCGAAAGTGGAGCCGATCTGCTCTTCAGCCGCCGCCACGTCCAGTGCCACTACAACCACTACAACTCCCACCTCCTCATCTagccaccaccacaacaacaacaacaacaacaacagcagtacTACCAccaacatgctgttgcagcagcagcagcagcagcgtcgcGGACGCAAGCCCGACCACGACGACATCTCGCAGGAGCAAGTGCTGCGCATCTACCACGACGAGCTGGCCAAAATGATGTCGGGAGGCTCTCCCGCCGCTTTCAATCCGGCCGCTTTCAGTCCGGCCCACCTCTCCGGATTATCCGCCCTCGCCGGAGGCGGCGCCGGTTCCAGGACTATGGCCTCCAATCTCCGCGATTACAATAG ATCCTACACTAGCGCGCTCTTTGAGCGATCGCCGGAAGAGATCCGCATGGCCCTGGATGTCTACCAACAGGAGCTGAACCGGTTGATGCAGCCGCCGACTTCCTCTTCGGCGTCATCGGCTGCCAATgcgacaacgacgacaacgacaacaacgacGGCGTCAACGACGACAACGGGCAATTTCACTTCGACGCCCGCCGGCAGCGCCGGAAGTCAGCATCAATCGACAGCGACGACAACAAccggacaacaacaacaacagcagcatctCAGCAACGGTTTCCCGCAAGACCTGTCGCTGCCCAAGAGCAGTACGGCAGGAGCCGGGAGCGTCAGGAGCGACGAGGAGAGCTCGGAGCGTGAGGCCGTCAAGATGAGGTCGGCCGTGCCGGCCAGCAGCAAATCCTCGTTCCTCCTCAATGCCAACGAGAACGGAGAGCGGAGCAAGAGCGTCTCGGGCGAGAcgggcaacaacaacttgtCGCAGTCGTCGAAATCGATCGAGAACTCGATGGCTCTTTTCATGCCCCACTCGCTGCACAACATCCTTCGCCCGTCTTCCAGCCTGTCGCCCGACGAGTCCAATACGGCGACGACAGCTCCCACCGGAAGTGGCGGCCCGGGTGCCAGCGCCGGTGGGACGGGCGGCGTGGCCTCGCCCCTGCAGCGCATCGCTTCCATCACCAACTCGTTGATGTCCCAGCCGGCCAATCCGACCTTGCCGCAAGTGACGCAACGGCCGATGAAAGCCATTCTGCCTCCCATCACTCAGCAGCAGTTTGACACCTACCAGAACCTCAACACGGAGGACATCGTCAAAAAG GTGAAAGAGCAGCTGAGCCAGTATTCCATCAGCCAGCGACTGTTTGGCGAGTCGGTACTGGGCCTGTCTCAGGGCTCCGTTTCGGACCTGCTGGCCAGGCCTAAACCGTGGCACATGCTGACCCAGAAAGGACGGGAGCCTTTCATCCGCATGAAGATCTTCCTGGAAGACGAGAACGCCGTCCACAAGTTGGTCGCCTCGCAGTACAAGATCGCACCCGAAAAGCTGATGCGGACTGGCGGATATTCCGGATCTCCAC AATCCGCTGCTTTGAAGAACTCTGTGGCCAAGATGATGACACCCACGTCGATGCCGGCCACTTCACCGGCCATGTCAAGCGGCAATTCCACCGGTGGTGGCATGGATTTATCGCCCAACAGTCTGGCCCATTCAGCGCTGGCCCTTCACGGCCTCAGAGGTCCCGCCAGCGCCTTGGCATCGCTGACCCACGGAGCTGGATTGGATTTGAATTCATCCATGTCTGGGCGGTCGAGTCCCATCCCGAGTGGTTTGACTTACGGCGCCACTTTGGCCCACTTCATGTCGGCCCAGTCGAGCCTCAACCAGCGTAGCCTCGCCTCCCAAAtggcccaccaccaccaacagcagcagcagcagcaacaacaccaccaccaccaacaacaacagcaacaactgcaTCAGTCGCCCGTTCTGGTCAAGAGTGATAAGAATTCCAGCTCGTCTGTTAGCAAGTCGCTGTCCAACACGCCCCTGGGCGGCCATAACAACAACGCCACGAGCAACGGCTTGACGCCCAGTCCCATGGACGACAGCTCGACACCCACGCCCGGCCTAACTGGGTCGGGTATTCCCACTCTGGCCGCCTACTCTCTGCCGGCGCACAGCGTCTACGAGCTAGCGGCCCTGACGCAAGACCTGGACACCCAGGGAATGACGACCAAGATCAAGGAGGTCCTCCTGGCCAACAATATTGGGCAAAAGATCTTTGGCGAGGCCGTCCTGGGCTTGTCGCAAGGCTCCGTCTCGGAGCTGCTGTCCAAGCCCAAGCCGTGGCACATGTTGAGCATCAAGGGCCGGGAGCCTTTCATCCGCATGCAACTGTGGCTGAGCGATCCCCGCAACATTGAACACATCCAGCGGCTGAAGACGGAGCGACGGGAGGCCGGCAAGCGTCGACGTGATTTGGGCTTCCCCATGGGGGCGACGGACGCGGCCGGACCCAATTCCAACGCTTCCAGCAACACCAACTCGTTCATGGGCGGTGACAATTCGAGCAACGACGGCTCGATGGGCGGCAGTCCGTCTCCTTACGGCGGCAAtcccaaccaccaccaccaccaccaagcgACGTCGCTGACGACGACGGGCGCCGGCGCCTCGCTGTCCTCCTCGTCGCCGTCGCCGGCCAAGAAGCAGCGCATCCTCTTTTCTGACCAGCAGAAGGAGGCGCTCAAGCTGGCCTTCAGCCTGGATCCTTACCCCAGCACGTCGGCCATGGAGTTCCTGGCCCAGGAGCTGAACCTGTCGACGCGGACCATCACCAACTGGTTTCACAACCACCGCATGCGCctcaagcagcagcagtcaaacTCGCTGGATTGTTCCACCAAGGAGGAGATCTCGTCGTCGGCCTCGCCGGCCACAATGGCCAACGGCGGTCGCGAAAGCTCGGGACAGTTTGATCCCATCCACTTCCGGCTTCTCTTCCACCAGCGTCTCTTCGAGATGCAGGTCGCTTCCGGCGAGGAAGGATCAGGAGGTCACCACCACAACCCCGCaagtggcggcggtggtggtggtggcggtcaTCATCTCCCCGGCGCCGGCGCCGGTGGCATGGCTTTGCCCGCCTCTTTGGCCGGACTCCCGCCTCAATTGGCCGGCAATTTGAACATGATGGCCTCGCTGGGCATGCCCTACCCGTTCTACGCCACTGGCATGTTGTCGCAATTCTGCATGGGCCTGGGCAACCCTTCGCCGGACATGGCACCCGGCGCAGAGGGACTGGACTTGACGTTGGCCAGGCAACGCGTTGCCGCCCTCGGCCAAAGCGACTCGGACGCCGAAGAAAGCGACTGCGAATCGGACACGTCGAGTCGGACTGGACCGACGCCGCACAGGGACTTGGATCGCCGACGTGGTGACAGCCGGCCCCCTGTCAAAATGCCCAGTCCGCTCATGTCAATGATCGCCCAGGCCAAGACGGCGGCCAGTCTCGGCATTGCCTCTCAGGAGGGACCGGCCGCCCAGGCGGCCGCCCGGTCGTCTCGAAGGAGTCGCAAACCGGCCGCCCCTCAGTGGGTCAACCCGCACTGGCAACAGTCGTCGGCCGTCCGGGAGCGCGTTGAGTCGGAAGACGGGCGTGACAGCAGCGAGGAGCGCGACAAGAAGAAGGCCAAACATTTCTCGTCGCTCCACCACCGCAGCGTCGACGCCAATTTGAACAATTTCGTCGAATCGGACGCGCCAATTGCTGCGGGCGGTCGGGACTCGTCGGCCGAGCGGCCGTCAGTCCGGGCCGCCGTCgacatcgacgacgacgacgacaagtaCGACAACgacgaggaggaagacgatGACGAGGAAGAGTCGCCCAAGCGACTGACTATCCACCGGCCGCGGGCCGGCAGCCTCAGTCCGTCTCGTCGGGCCTCACCTTCGCCGTCGCCGTCCTCGGACGAGGACAAGATGGACGACGAATCGGAAGCCaaagacgacgacaacaacgaaCAATCTTAA